In Alphaproteobacteria bacterium HT1-32, the sequence TTCATTGATCATGTGAACCGGGCGATTCCGGAACATCACAAAATGGCCGGCCTGCAGGTCAAAACCTCAAACCTCTGCTCGGAAATCACCCTGCCGACCGGGATCGACCAGAACGGTGAAGACCGCACCGCTGTCTGCTGCCTGTCCTCGCTCAATCTGGAGCGGTACATGGACTGGCGCGACCATCCGACATTCATCGAGGATGTTTTCCGCTTCCTCGACAATGTGCTGAGCGATTTCATCAAGAACGCGCCGGAAAGCATGAAGCGTGCAGCTTATGCCGCGATGCGGGAACGCTCGGTCGGTCTGGGGGTCATGGGCTTTCACTCCTTTCTGCAGTCGCAGAATGTGGCCTTTGAAAGTGCCATTGCGAAAGCCTGGAACAAGAAAATCTTCAAGCATATCCGGGGACAGGCCGATGAGGCCTCGACCATGCTGGCTAAAGAACGTGGTGCCTGCCCGGATGCGCAGGACTATGGCGCGATGGAACGCTTCTCGAACAAGATCGCGATTGCGCCGACCGCTTCCATCTCGATCATTGCCGGCAATTCATCGCCGGGTATTGAGCCGTTTGCCGGTAACAGTTTTGTCCAGAAAACGCTGTCGGGCACCTTTAACGTGCGCAACAAGAACCTGGTGAAGGTGCTGGAGGAGAAGGGCCAGAATACGGAAGAAGTCTGGTCCTCGATCACCACCCGGGAAGGGTCGGTTCAGCATCTCGATTTCCTTGATGATCATGAGAAGATGGTCTTCCGTTCGGCGTTCGAACTGGATCAGCGCTGGATCATCGAACATGCGGCTGACCGTACGCCGTTTATTTGCCAGTCGCAGTCAGTGAACCTGTTCGTTCCGGCAAATGTTCATAAACGCGACCTGCACCAGATGCATTTTCAGGCATGGAAGAAGGGCGTGAAGAGCCTTTACTATTGCCGCTCGAAGGCGATCAACCGGGCGGAAATTGTTTCCAGCATCAATTCGCGCAGCGAACCCGCCAGCAGCGGTCAGATTGACCTGCCGCTGGTCGCTGCAGCTTCCACCGATTACGAGGAGTGCCTGGCATGTCAGTGACGTCCGCCGCCGCACGTGTTGAAGATCAGGACGAACCGACAGCCGTCATCATTACCGATCGGGATATCGCAACGCTTCATTCAATTGAGCGCCCGACCCTGCTGACCCCGTCTGTTGGCTACAAGCCGTTCCGTTATCCCTGGGCGTTTGAAGCCTGGCAGTCGCAGCAGCAGATGCACTGGCTGCCGGAAGAAGTGCCGCTGGCCGATGACGTGAAGGACTGGCATCGCGAACTGACGGAATCGGAAACCCATCTGCTGACGCAGATTTTCCGGTTTTTCACCCAGTCAGATATCGAAGTGAATAACTGCTACATGAAGCATTATTCACGGGTGTTTCAGCCAACTGAAATCCAGATGATGCTGGCCGCCTTCTCCAATATGGAGACGGTGCATATTGCTGCCTACAGCCATCTGCTTGATACCATCGGCATGCCGGAACTCGAATATCAGGCCTTCCTCAAATACAAGGAGATGAAGGACAAGTACGACTATATGCAGCAGTTCAACGTGGACAGCCCACGCGATATTGCCCGCACACTGGCCGTCTTCGGTGCCTTCACGGAAGGCCTGCAACTGTTCGCCTCCTTCGCCATGCTGCTGAACTTCCCGCGCTTCAACAAGATGAAGGGCATGGGACAGATTGTGACATGGTCCGTCCGCGACGAGACGCTGCACACGAACTCAATCATCAAGCTGTTCCGTACCTTTTGTGATGAACATCCGGAAGTGCTCGATGATGCCTTTCGCACCGAACTGATTGAAATCTGCGAACATATCGTCAATCACGAAGACGCCTTCATCGACCTGGCCTTCGGTCTTGGCCCGATTGAGGGGCTGACGGCGGAAGATGTGAAACGCTATATCCGCTACATCGCCGATTACCGGCTGAAACAGCTGGGTCTCGCCCCGCAATATTTCATCGAAACCAACCCGCTGCCCTGGCTCGACAACATGCTGAACGCGGTCGAGCACACCAACTTCTTCGAAAACCGGGCCACGGAATATACCCGTGCCGCGACCACAGGGAAATGGGACGAAGCGTTCGACTGAGGATTACCGGCTTCCCGGTCTGCCTGGTGCGGCTTTCCGGGCTTCTTCGATCAGCCAGTCGCAGTTAACCTGCGCTTCCTCATCGGGCAGGGAGAAGAAGGGGAAGGGGTCGATGCCGCCGATGCGGATGTCCGGATCCTGCAATGGTCCGCGGATGCTGACAGGAGCCTTCAGGTCGATCAGGCTGAAATCCCGTTCCCGTGCTTCTACACGGATGTCGAGACTGCGTGCGCCGATATCAACGCTGCCTTCCGTCAGGAGCAGACTGTCACTGGTGGAGATAACACCTCGTTTGAAGGACAGGACGCCCCTGTTCGCGGTAATGGCTGCGACGGCACAGGGCATGTCGACGCTGACATCGCCACCGATCAGCAGACCAAGACTCTCCGCGATGTCGAGACCGGCCGCCTCGACAATCAACCCGCTGATCCGGCCATTGCGCAGGACCAGATGACCGCCACCGTTTGCGGCTTCCAGAATTTCGGCGAAGTTCATGCCGCTTCCGATGACATAGATACGGCCTGAAACGGCGCCGCCCATCTGCTGCACGAAATCTGTATCTTCAAAGAAGCGATAGAGTTCGACGCCGTCAAGAGTCACATCAATGTCGGCGGACGGGATGTCATCGCGGACATTCAGGGCGATTTCCCCGGTCAGCTCACCATTGGCAATCCCAGCTTTCAGCGGTTTTACGGTGAGCCGGTCGTCTTTCAGGATGAAATGCATGTCAATATTATCGACCTTGGCAACCGGTGACAGCACGCTGTCGGCGATCAGCCGGATATCGATCTCGGCACTGCGGAACAGGGCGACGGGGATTTCGGTTTCCGGAAGCAGGCCCTGTTGCTCCGCAGCCTTCTGCTGACTTTCCGAGGCGGTCTCATCCGGATCCGGCTGGGCACCGATCAGCCCTGCAAGGTCATCAAAGTCGAGCCTTTTCGAATATATGCTGCCGGTCAGGCGCGGCTCTTCATTGCCATAATCGACGGTCAGGGTTCCCGATGCATCACTGTCGCCAATCCTTCCGGCGAAATCCTCCAGCGAGATGGCCTTGTCACCGAACAGAACCGTGCCATTCAGATCATAAGGCGGGGTGGTCGGGAGGGGCAGGCCGAACGGGACCCCCAGATCGGCAAAGTCGTCGCCGGTCAGGCGGACGGAGGTGAGGCGGGTCTCGCCATCTTCCGATGTCGCAAGCTGTCCTTCAATGCGCAACCGGGTGGGGCCGTCAATGGCGATCCGGACAGGGTACAGACCGTCCGGATTAATCAGACGATCAAAGGCACCGCCGGCAAATTCAAATGTGAACGGGGACTGGTTGATTGTCCCGTTACCTTTCAGGAAGACATCCTGCTTGCCGCGCAGGACGCCTTCAATATTGGCGGCAAGCAGCAGGTCGCTGCGTTGTGAAGTGATGTCGAGGTAGCTGATCTTCACATCAGCAATCTCGATCTCTCCGATTGAGGGGATTTCCGACCGCTCTTCCGGGGCTGCCGCGTCGCCGGCTGATGAAGCAGATGACCAGTTCAGTTTTCCATCAGTGTCGCGGACAATCTCGACACTGCCGCCACGGGCGCGGATCAGCGGGATATCCAGCCGACTGTCGAAAAGGGAGAATAACCGAAACCGGATAGTCAGTTCATCCAGCTCTGCCATCGGCTCTTCAGGGGCCCAGTCGGCATTCGCCACGGAAATATCTGTTGCGGTGATGCCAAGCATCCATCCCTTGTCGAGATAAAGGTCACCGATCGTCGTCTCTCGCCCGAGAGCCGCCGATAAGGCGTTCTCTGCGAAAGGCTTGATATGGTTCCCCTGAACGAAAAAGGTGGCTGCCGTCAGGCCAAGAATGAGGAGCAGCAGTGACCCAAAAGCATATTTCAGAGCATGTTTCATAACCCGTAAACGCCGCAGGGACAGCATGGTTCAGTTATCAGACGGACATCATGCTCAGGGTCGTGATAGAGGGTTAGGGCCGGACGTGGCGCGACAGGCAAAGATGTCTGCCTGGTCAGGTTTTAGCGGGTATCAGTGCCTTTAGTTCATCGGGGATGCGTTTTGCCCGGATGCGGCCGGGTTCCGTCGGATGCTTTTCGGCCCAGACCCGGATCTCGGTGCCTTCTACCGCAAGGCGGTCACCATTCATCATGCGATGCGACAGGACAAATGTCTTGGAGCGCCATTCCTGTATATGCGTCGTGATTTCAAGGTCATCGCCGTAGGTCGAGGGGGACCGGAAGGAGGCGCTGGCATCGACAAGCGGGATGCCGAGGACACCATAGGTTTCCGACAACTTGCGAACGGGCAGACCGACGCTTT encodes:
- a CDS encoding AsmA family protein, which translates into the protein MLSLRRLRVMKHALKYAFGSLLLLILGLTAATFFVQGNHIKPFAENALSAALGRETTIGDLYLDKGWMLGITATDISVANADWAPEEPMAELDELTIRFRLFSLFDSRLDIPLIRARGGSVEIVRDTDGKLNWSSASSAGDAAAPEERSEIPSIGEIEIADVKISYLDITSQRSDLLLAANIEGVLRGKQDVFLKGNGTINQSPFTFEFAGGAFDRLINPDGLYPVRIAIDGPTRLRIEGQLATSEDGETRLTSVRLTGDDFADLGVPFGLPLPTTPPYDLNGTVLFGDKAISLEDFAGRIGDSDASGTLTVDYGNEEPRLTGSIYSKRLDFDDLAGLIGAQPDPDETASESQQKAAEQQGLLPETEIPVALFRSAEIDIRLIADSVLSPVAKVDNIDMHFILKDDRLTVKPLKAGIANGELTGEIALNVRDDIPSADIDVTLDGVELYRFFEDTDFVQQMGGAVSGRIYVIGSGMNFAEILEAANGGGHLVLRNGRISGLIVEAAGLDIAESLGLLIGGDVSVDMPCAVAAITANRGVLSFKRGVISTSDSLLLTEGSVDIGARSLDIRVEARERDFSLIDLKAPVSIRGPLQDPDIRIGGIDPFPFFSLPDEEAQVNCDWLIEEARKAAPGRPGSR
- a CDS encoding ribonucleotide-diphosphate reductase subunit beta — encoded protein: MSVTSAAARVEDQDEPTAVIITDRDIATLHSIERPTLLTPSVGYKPFRYPWAFEAWQSQQQMHWLPEEVPLADDVKDWHRELTESETHLLTQIFRFFTQSDIEVNNCYMKHYSRVFQPTEIQMMLAAFSNMETVHIAAYSHLLDTIGMPELEYQAFLKYKEMKDKYDYMQQFNVDSPRDIARTLAVFGAFTEGLQLFASFAMLLNFPRFNKMKGMGQIVTWSVRDETLHTNSIIKLFRTFCDEHPEVLDDAFRTELIEICEHIVNHEDAFIDLAFGLGPIEGLTAEDVKRYIRYIADYRLKQLGLAPQYFIETNPLPWLDNMLNAVEHTNFFENRATEYTRAATTGKWDEAFD
- a CDS encoding acyl-CoA thioesterase, which encodes MQMLENKIIQRVEWGDCDAADIVFYPQYFRWFDRATAALFESVGLPVRKLSETYGVLGIPLVDASASFRSPSTYGDDLEITTHIQEWRSKTFVLSHRMMNGDRLAVEGTEIRVWAEKHPTEPGRIRAKRIPDELKALIPAKT
- a CDS encoding ribonucleoside-diphosphate reductase subunit alpha, which produces MLDVVQLAEGSAVTVDRSRDALLTEFGKATLTDRYLMPGESFQDLFARVSSYYADDNAHAQRLYDYMSRHWFMPATPVLSNGGTKRGLPISCFLNESTDSLNGIVDLWNENVWLAARGGGIGSYWGNLRSIGETVGGNGKTSGVVPFIRVMDSLTLAISQGSLRRGSAAVYLPISHPEVEEFIEIRRPTGGDPNRKALNLHHGIAITDDFMRAVERDGDWKLKSPKDGSTIRVVRARDLWIRMLTARIETGEPYMLFIDHVNRAIPEHHKMAGLQVKTSNLCSEITLPTGIDQNGEDRTAVCCLSSLNLERYMDWRDHPTFIEDVFRFLDNVLSDFIKNAPESMKRAAYAAMRERSVGLGVMGFHSFLQSQNVAFESAIAKAWNKKIFKHIRGQADEASTMLAKERGACPDAQDYGAMERFSNKIAIAPTASISIIAGNSSPGIEPFAGNSFVQKTLSGTFNVRNKNLVKVLEEKGQNTEEVWSSITTREGSVQHLDFLDDHEKMVFRSAFELDQRWIIEHAADRTPFICQSQSVNLFVPANVHKRDLHQMHFQAWKKGVKSLYYCRSKAINRAEIVSSINSRSEPASSGQIDLPLVAAASTDYEECLACQ